The Accipiter gentilis chromosome 7, bAccGen1.1, whole genome shotgun sequence genome includes a region encoding these proteins:
- the LOC126040431 gene encoding scale keratin-like — protein MSCYDLCPPKTGVAVPQPIAESCNELCARQCPDSTAFIQPPPVVVTFPGPILSSFPQQAVVGSSGAPAFGGNLGLGGLYGAGATLGSGGLCTFGRPYASPACSPCALPRYSKKLWDTCGPC, from the coding sequence atgtcttgctacgacctgtgcccaccgaaaaccggcgtcgccgtcccccagcccatcgctgagagctgcaacgagctgtgcgcccggcagtgccccgactcgacggccttcatccagccgccccccgtcgtcgtcaccttccccggccccatcctcagctccttcccccagcaagccgtggtgggctcctccggagcacccgccttcgggggcaacctggggctgggaggcctctacggcgccggcgccaccctgggctcggggggcctctgcacctttggcagaccctacgcttctcccgcctgcagcccttgtgccttgccccgctacagcaagaagctgtgggacacctgtgggccctgctag
- the LOC126040428 gene encoding scale keratin-like isoform X2 codes for MSCYDLCPPKTGVAVPQPIAESCNELCARQCPDSTTFIQPPPVVVTFPGPILSSFPQQAVVGSSGAPAFGGNLGLGGLYGAGATLGSGGLWGYGSSLGYRRYGSLGYGGLNGYGGSLGYRGLCSYGGSYGSGFCSPYSYQYSRYSCGS; via the exons atgtcttgctacgacctgtgcccaccgaaaaccggcgtcgccgtcccccagcccatcgctgagagctgcaacgagctgtgcgcccggcagtgccccgactcgacgaccttcatccagccgccccccgtcgtcgtcaccttccccggccccatcctcagctccttcccccagcaagccgtggtgggctcctccggagcacccgccttcgggggcaacctggggctgggaggcctctacggcgccggcgccaccctgggctcggggggcctct GGGGCTATGGGAGCTCCCTTGGCTACAGGCGTTATGGCTCCCTGGGCTATGGGGGTCTGAATGGCTATGGGGGCTCCCTGGGTTACAGGGGCCTCTGTAGCTATGGTGGATCCTATGGTTCTGGCTTTTGCAGCCCTTACTCTTACCAGTACAGCAGGTACAGCTGTGGCAGCTGA
- the LOC126040428 gene encoding scale keratin-like isoform X1: protein MSCYDLCPPKTGVAVPQPIAESCNELCARQCPDSTTFIQPPPVVVTFPGPILSSFPQQAVVGSSGAPAFGGNLGLGGLYGAGATLGSGGLFVGSSGAPVLGGYGSSLGYRRYGSLGYGGLNGYGGSLGYRGLCSYGGSYGSGFCSPYSYQYSRYSCGS from the exons atgtcttgctacgacctgtgcccaccgaaaaccggcgtcgccgtcccccagcccatcgctgagagctgcaacgagctgtgcgcccggcagtgccccgactcgacgaccttcatccagccgccccccgtcgtcgtcaccttccccggccccatcctcagctccttcccccagcaagccgtggtgggctcctccggagcacccgccttcgggggcaacctggggctgggaggcctctacggcgccggcgccaccctgggctcggggggcctct TTGTGGGATCCTCTGGAGCACCTGTCCTTGGGGGCTATGGGAGCTCCCTTGGCTACAGGCGTTATGGCTCCCTGGGCTATGGGGGTCTGAATGGCTATGGGGGCTCCCTGGGTTACAGGGGCCTCTGTAGCTATGGTGGATCCTATGGTTCTGGCTTTTGCAGCCCTTACTCTTACCAGTACAGCAGGTACAGCTGTGGCAGCTGA
- the LOC126040429 gene encoding scale keratin-like has protein sequence MSCYDLWSTSACSINRPQPLADSCNEPCVHQCPDSTTVIQPPPVVVTFPGPILSSFPQDSAVGSSGAPVLEGYGGYSSLGYGGLYGFGGYGGLYGYGGYGSRGYRGLYGNGGYGSLGCGGLYGYGRPYGSGYCNPYSSWSNRYSHGHCRP, from the coding sequence atgtcttgctacgacctgtggtccacctctgcctgcagcatcaaccgcccccagcccctcgctgACAGCTGCAATGAGCCGTGCGTCCATCAGTGCCCTGACTCCACAACTGTGATCCAGCCACCTCCTGTtgtcgtcaccttccccggccccatcctcagctccttcccacaggatTCGGCTGTGGGATCATCTGGAGCACCTGTCCTTGAGGGCTATGGGGGCTACAGCTCCCTGGGCTATGGAGGCCTGTATGGCTTTGGGGGCTATGGGGGTCTGTATGGCTATGGGGGCTATGGCTCCCGGGGCTATAGGGGTCTCTATGGTAATGGAGGCTATGGCTCCCTAGGCTGTGGGGGCCTGTATGGCTACGGTAGACCCTATGGTTCTGGGTATTGCAACCCTTACTCCTCCTGGTCCAACAGGTACAGCCATGGCCACTGCAGGCCCTGA